Within the Emticicia oligotrophica DSM 17448 genome, the region CAATCTTTTTGGTACATATAGTTATAATCAAGGAGGCTGGCATAATCGAACTCTCGACGACCAAATACTGAATAATGTAATGTATAATAAAACTTGGCGTGGTTTATGGCGTGATACTTCAAATAATTTAAAACTTGGAGCTGATTATTTTATTAACTCAAAAAATACGATTGGTGTCAATTTTAATGGCCGAGTAAGCGACCACAATGGCGGAGGTGAAAGCGAAACATTGATTGGACGAAGATTTAGCACTGCCGAACCTGATTCTGCGATTTTGAATTCACAGACATCCAATCCAGAAAAAAATAAAAATCTGAATTTCAACCTAAATTATCGCTATGCTGATACCACAGGACACGAATTGAATATTGATGCTGATTATGGCATTTTTACTTCGAGAGGTATTAGTTATCAACCTAATAGATATACTTTCTTGAGAAGTGATAGACCTTCGTTTGAGCGAAATTATGTAACTAAGACTCCAACGGATATCATAATTAAGTCGGCAAAAATTGATTATGAACAGCCTTTTAAAAAAGGTAAACTCTCTTATGGTGTAAAACTTTCTGATGTAACTTCTGATAATACATTTGATTTTTTTACGAAAGTACAAAGCGAAGAAATCAGAGATACCGAACGTAGTAATCAGTTTAGATATACCGAGCGAGTTTATGCGGCTTATGTAAATTACAATAAGTCAATTGGTAAAAAATGGAATGTACAAGCAGGTTTGCGTGCTGAAAATACCCATTCTCTAGGAAAGCTAACGAGCTTCAAACAGAATGATTTGGATAAAGTAGATACCACTTATTTAAATTTGTTTCCGAGTGGAGCCTTATCTTATAAAGCATCTGATAATCATTCGCTTAATCTTAATTATAGCAGAAGAATTAATCGACCAAGCTACCAAAACCTGAATCCATTTGAGTATCGTATAGATGAATTGGTTTATTCGAAAGGAAATCCATTCCTACGTCCAGAATATGCCAATAACTTTAAGTTAACGCATACGTATAAAGGCAAACTCACTACTTCGTTAGGTTATTGGCGTACGAAATATCCAGTAGTTGGTTTACGAATTCCTTACGATAATAGCCGTACTTATTTTATCTCCGAAAACCTCGATTATTCGGAAGGATATAGCTTAGATTTGAGTCTCAATACTCAATTAACAAAATGGTGGGAATTAAGTGTGAACCTGAATGGCTACCATAATTTATGGCGTGCAAAATTAGATAATGGTTTAATAATCAATAATCGAACTACAGCTTTTAATGCCAACGGACAAAGTACTATTAAATTAAAAAATAATTGGACATTTGAACTTTCGGGCTGGTATAATTCACCATACAAACGTATTGATAATAATTTAGCAATGGGAATGATGGATATGGGAGTTCAGAAGAAATTTATGAAAGATAATGCGTCATTAAAGATTGTTTTTAGCGATGTATTGAACACCGCAAGAGGAGGTTATTATTCTGAATATGCTGGCGTAGCCACCAACCTTAGATTTAAGTTTGAAGGTCGCTTGCTTCGTGTAACATTCAATTATCGTTTTGGAAGTAAGGAAATCAAAGAAGCTCGCAACCGTCGTTCAAGTTCAGAAGATGAACTACGCAGAATAAAAGGTTGATAAGTACAGTACATTGCCATTTATCAAATAGAAAAACCATTGGTGTAATAGATAATTTTTATTGAATGGCTAAACAATTTTGAGATTTATATTTGCGTTGAAATACAAATTATGAAAAAGCGAATTCACTTTACTGCTATTTGAAAGTAAACAAATTGGTCGCTTCACAAGTTTAAGCTTATAATTAATTATAAAGATACTTATCAAGAGTAAAAGATATTAAAGTTTTTTACTGTGTGTAACCCATGCAGTTTGTTGTTAGAAGCATAAAATCCCAGCCATTTTGTGTTGGGATTTTTTTATCCATAAAGCCTTTGAATGCGTATAAAGAGAGCATTTTTTTATTGACAATCTCGAATTTTTGCTGTAAATACTGTATTTTTTGAAGATTCAAATCCTGCAAGTAGTTCAATTGATTTTCCAGCTAAATAGCTAATTTTGCTTGCCTGATTCAAAATAGAATTGGACGTAATGTTATTGGCCGTTTTAAAATTTTGAATAGGAGGATTGACTACATGAGTACTAAAATTCAAGCTTTCAGGGCAATTATTTTCAACAATAATAGTTTTTGTGTTCGTATATTGTGGGCAGGCTTCTTGGCAAATGGCAGTATAGGTAACAGTTTGTGTGGTTAAAACCTCTGAGATACTTGTGGAACTAAAAGAACCACTTGTTCCATCAGCATTTTCAAATTTCCAAGTAACCAAGCTTGAAGAACAAGTTGAAATCAACCCAACTAATTGATTAGCTTGTGCTGTTTGCTGGCCAGCTAATATTCTTCCATCACCAGAGATATTATGAATATTTTCATCTATCCAATTAAT harbors:
- a CDS encoding TonB-dependent receptor, with the translated sequence MKNLLLVFLTSLTSHVFAQTFGVKGTAKTQQNEAASFATVAMHKALDSTLVKADIADENGGFKFSNLNKGKYFIKISAVGFQNFSSPTFEIIDADIEFNPFTLLAETQQLKEVKVVASKPMIEVKDDRIVFNVESSINSTGTTALELMRKSPGVQVDKDENILIKGKSGVRIYIDGRPSQMSGRDLASTLKSLNSADIEAIEIITNPSAKYDAAGDLGIINIRLKKNRKLGTNGNVNLAGMFGITPKYNTSLSLNHRDKKVNLFGTYSYNQGGWHNRTLDDQILNNVMYNKTWRGLWRDTSNNLKLGADYFINSKNTIGVNFNGRVSDHNGGGESETLIGRRFSTAEPDSAILNSQTSNPEKNKNLNFNLNYRYADTTGHELNIDADYGIFTSRGISYQPNRYTFLRSDRPSFERNYVTKTPTDIIIKSAKIDYEQPFKKGKLSYGVKLSDVTSDNTFDFFTKVQSEEIRDTERSNQFRYTERVYAAYVNYNKSIGKKWNVQAGLRAENTHSLGKLTSFKQNDLDKVDTTYLNLFPSGALSYKASDNHSLNLNYSRRINRPSYQNLNPFEYRIDELVYSKGNPFLRPEYANNFKLTHTYKGKLTTSLGYWRTKYPVVGLRIPYDNSRTYFISENLDYSEGYSLDLSLNTQLTKWWELSVNLNGYHNLWRAKLDNGLIINNRTTAFNANGQSTIKLKNNWTFELSGWYNSPYKRIDNNLAMGMMDMGVQKKFMKDNASLKIVFSDVLNTARGGYYSEYAGVATNLRFKFEGRLLRVTFNYRFGSKEIKEARNRRSSSEDELRRIKG